Below is a genomic region from Jiangella gansuensis DSM 44835.
GCCGCCGGACCCGGTCCGGGTGGGTCGCGGCGCACAGGTAGCCGACGACTCCGCCCATGGAGTGGCCGACGACGTCGGCTCGTTCCAGGTCCAGGGCGTCCAGGACACCGAGGAGGTCGTCGCGCATCAGCTCGAACGAGTAGGCGGGCGTGCGGGCGCTGGCGCCGTGGCCTCGCGCATCGTAGGCGTGCACCAACCGGCCCGCGGCGGCCAGGGCCGGGCCGACGTCGTCCCAGGTGGAGGCGTCGCCGCCGGCGCCGTGGAGCAGCACCACCGGCGTGTCGCCGGGGCCGCCCCAGCGGCGGTGAGCGAGTTCGACGCCGTCGGCGATGCGCAGGTGCGTCACCCCGGGAACGGTACCGGCCGTGGGCGGTGTCGCGGCCGACGGTGCTACAGTCTCAGGCGTGCAGCGCTTCAGCCTCCTGCTTAGCTGCCGCGGTGGGGTCCGCTAGACCGGCTCCCTCATCGCGGTGAGTTCGCGCTGCCGGTCGCGCTTGCCCGACCACTCGCAGGAGCCTCTGGAATGAACCCCTCTGATACCACGCCGTCCTGGCCGCCGATGCAGCGCGGCTCCGGCCTGCCAGTCCACCGGTACCGGCCGTTCCACGAGCAGATCGCCGTCGATCTGCCCGACCGCACCTGGCCGACCCGGCGCGTCGAGACCGCGCCGCAGTGGTGCGCCGTCGACCTGCGTGACGGCAACCAGGCGCTCATCGACCCGATGAACGCCGAACGCAAAATGCGCATGTTCAAGCTCCTGGTGGCCATGGGCTACAAGGAGATCGAGGTCGGGTTCCCGGCCGCCAGCCAGACCGACTTCGACTTCGTCCGTGAGCTCATCGAGGGCGACCACATCCCCGACGGTGTCGTCATCCAGGTGCTCACGCAGTGCCGCGACCAGCTGATCGAGCGGACGTTCCAGTCACTCGTCGGCGCCAAGCAGGCCATCGTCCACCTGTACAACTCGACGTCCGTCCTGCAGCGGCGGGTCGTGTTCGGGCTGGACCGCGACGGCATCACCGACATCGCCACCAACGGCGCCCGCACGGCCCAGAAGTACGCCGAGGCGATCACCCCGGACACCGAGATCTACTGGGAGTACTCGCCGGAGTCCTACACCGGCACCGAGCTGGAGTACGCCGCGGAGATCTGCGGTGCCGTCGCCGACATACTCGAACCGTCGCCGGACCGCAAGGTGATCGTCAACCTGCCGGCCACGGTCGAGATGGCCTCGCCCAACGTGTATGCCGACTCCATCGAGTGGATGAACCGCAACCTGCCCCGGCGGGAGTCGATGATCCTCTCGCTGCACCCGCACAACGACCGCGGCACGGCGGTCGCCGCGGCCGAGCTGGGGTTGATGGCCGGCGCCGACCGCGTCGAGGGCTGCCTGTTCGGCAACGGCGAGCGCACCGGCAACGTCTGCCTGGTCACGCTGGGCATGAACCTGTTCACCCAGGGCATCGACCCGCAGATCGACTTCAGCGACATCGACGAGATCCGTCGCACCGTCGAGTACTGCAACCAGCTGCCGGTGCCGGAGCGACACCCGTGGGGCGGCGACCTCGTCTACACGGCCTTCTCCGGCAGCCACCAGGACGCCATCAAGAAGGGCTTCGAGGCACTGGAGCGTGACGCCAAGCAGGCCGGCGTCGCCATCGAGGACCACACCTGGGAGGTCCCGTACCTGCCGGTCGACCCCAAGGACGTCGGCCGCACCTACGAGGCGGTCATCCGGGTGAACTCGCAGTCCGGCAAGGGCGGCGTCGCCTACATCATGAAGTCCGAGCACCAGCTCGACCTGCCGCGCCGGCTGCAGATCGAGTTCTCCGGCGTCATCCAGGGGCTCACCGACGGCGACGGCGGCGAGATCGAGCCGGGACGCATGGGTGACGTCTTCCGCGCCGAGTACCTCGACCGCACGACGCCGCTGGCGCTGAACTCGGTGCACACGTCGTCGGCGGCGGGGGAGCGCGACGCGCTCGAGGTCGGCGTCTACGTCGACGGCGTACGGAAGGTGCTCACCGGCAGCGGCGACGGCCCGATCGACGCCTTCATCGACGCGCTGTCCGGCATCGGCTATGACGTTCGCGTTCTCGACTACGCCGAGCACGCCCTCAGCTCCGGCGCCGATGCCAAGGCGGCGGCCTACCTGGAGTGCACGGTCGGCGGCGAGGTCTACTGGGGCGTCGGCATCGACGCGAACATCGTCACCGCGTCGCTCGAGGCGATCGTGAGCGCGGTGAACCGCGCCGCCGCGGCGGCGGCGTCCGGGTCCGTCTGAGACCACCCGCCGTCGTCACCTGATCTCCGATGCGTCACCTGATCGTCTGCATCTGGGCGATCAGGTGACGACGGCGATCCGTCCGCCCAGGTGGCGTCGTCGCTCGTGCACCTGATCGTCTCCAGCATGCGGACGCGGAACGATCAGGTGCACAAGGGCGCCGTATCCGTCGAGTACGTCACCTGATCGTCCATGGTCCACATGCTGGAGACGATCAAGTGGCGAAACGGAGATCAGGTGACCTGCCGCCGCTCACCCCGTGACGCGTAGCTTGACAGAACCGGACAAGTCTTGACAGCGGTAGAGGTATAGACCATCGTCGTCGCTCTGCGGATACGATCTTGCGACGCCGAGGAGCGACCCCATGGCCCTGCGGACCCGGAACCTCGTCATCCCGTTCGCCGTCGGAGCGCTGATCGCGGGAGGGTCTGGCGTCTTCGGCGCCGATCCCGAACCGGTCACCGCCGAGCAGACCGCGCTCGCCCAGGACCTCGACGCCATCCTGGCCGATCCGCGTCTCGACGGCGGGCAGGCGTCGGTCGTCGTCCGGGATGCGGCCACCGGCGAGGCGCTCTACGAGCACGATCCGGGCCAGCGGCTCATGCCGGCGTCGAACGAGAAGTTGCTGACCTCGGCGGTCGCGATGGATGTGCTCGGTGCCGACTACACGTTCTCGACGACGGTGGCCACGGCGGGCCGGCAGACGGGTCCGGTGCTGCGCGGTGACCTGTATCTGCGCGGCACCGGCGATCCCACCCTGCTCGCGGACGACTATGCCGAACTGGCGGCTCAGATCGCCGACGACGGGGTCCGGGTCGTCTCCGGGCGCGTGGTCGCCGACGACACCTGGTTCGACGACGTCCGGCTGGGCAACGACTGGGCCTGGGACGACGAGCCGTACTACTACGCTGCGCCCATCTCGGCGCTGACGGTCGCGCCCGACACCGATTACGACGCCGGCACGGTGATCGTGAACGTCGATCCCGGTGCCGCCGAGGGCAGCCCGGCCGTGGTCACGCTGACCCCGCACACCGACGCCGTCACCATCGTCAACGAGGCCACCACCAGTGCGGCGGGCAGCGGCGACGACGTCAGCGTCGAGCGCGAGCACGGCAGCGACCGCATCGTCGTCAGCGGCTCTGTCGCGGCCGGCGGCAGCGGCAGCAGCGAGTGGGCGAGCGTCTGGGAGCCCACCGTCTACGCCGCCGACGTGTTCACGAAGGCGCTGGCCGCCAAGGGAGTCCGGGTCACCGGTGCGCCGGTGCGCGGCGTCACCCCCGACGACGCCCGCGTGCTGGCCGAGCACACGTCCATGCCGCTCAGCGAGCTGATGGTGTCCTTCATGAAGCTCAGCAACAACGGGCACGGCGAGGTGCTGATCAAGGCCATGGGCCGGAAGGTGGCCGGAGCGGGCACGTGGTCGGCCGGGCTCGGAGTGCTGCGCGACGAGCTGCCCGGCTTCGGCGTCGACACCGCCACCGTCGCCAACCGGGACGGCTCCGGGCTGTCCCGGCGCAATCTCGTGCCGGCCGCGGAGATCACCGACCTGCTGCTCGCCGTGCAGGACCGGCCCTGGTTCGACACCTGGTACGAGGCGCTGCCGATCGCCGGCGTCTCCGACCGCATGGTCGGCGGGACGCTGCGCTCGCGGATGAGGAACACGCCGGCCGCGGGCAACGTCCATGCCAAGACGGGCTCGCTGACCGGTGCGTCGGCGCTGTCGGGTTACGTGGACGACGCCGATGGCCGACGGCTGATCTTCTCGATCATGTTCAACGACTACCTGAGCGGCAAGCCGTCTGACCTGGAGGACCGGATCGCCGTGCGGCTGGCGCAGCACACGCAGGAAGCGGCGGCCACGGCCCGGACGGCGGAGATCGAGGTCCCGACCGCCGAACTGCCCGACGATGTGGAGTGCTCCTGGGTCAAGGCCTGCTGACCGGCGGGGTCGTGCCGGGAGTTTGACGATGTGACCATGGTCGGTGACCATGGTGGTATGACGATGGCTGCTGCCACACCAGCGAGTCCGGCCCCCGATGGGGACGAGATCGGTGCCGGCCGGTTCAAGGCCGTCTGCCTGCAGGTGCTCGACGAGGTCGCGACCACCCGCCGGCCGGTCACCATCACAAAACGGGGTCGGCCGGTCGCCCGGTTGGTGCCGGTCGATCCGCCGGCGCCGCTGTTCGGCGCGTTGGCCGGCACGGTCGGCGAGTACGGCGATCTGGTCGCACCTGTCGAGGACGACTGGGACGCCCTGCGGTGATCGCCGAGGGACGTACCCACGTCCTGCTCGACACCCATGTCCTGGTGTGGATGCTGGCCGGCGACGAACGGCTGTCCCGCGAGGCCCGGCAACTGATCGAGAACGCGTCCTACGAGGGCGGCGCCGACGTCTGCGCCATCAGCCTGTGGGAGGTGTCCATGCTGGCGGAGAAGGGCCGGCTGCCGCTGTTCCGAGACGTCGGAGCATGGGTGGAGTCGGTGGCAACGCACCCCGCGCTGAACATCGTCCCGCTGGCGCCCGAGATCGCGGTTGCGAGCACCCGGCTGCCCGGGGAGCTGCACCGAGACCCGGCCGACCGCATGATCGTCGCGACCGCGCGCACGGTGAACGCCACGCTGGTCACGGCGGATCGCGCCCTGCTCGAGTACGGGGCGCAGGGGCACGTCCGGGTGCTCGCCGCCAGCGGATCCCCTTGATCATCGGCCATTGACCCCGTCATGGCGGGGTGAACAGCCGATGATCATAGGGCGATGGTTTCCTCCACGTGACCGAGGCACTTCGAAGTGCCGTCTTCCGCGCGGCGCGCCGGCGTCCGAGGATAGTCACAGGCACGAAAAGTAACCATCCTGGAGGAAGCCCGGTGGGCACGACGTTTTCCGAGATCGAGCAGGACTTCGCCGACATCCTCGGCGACATCGTGTACGCGACCATGACCACCGTCGACGGCCGCGGCCGCCCGCGGTCCCGGGTGCTGATCGCGGTGTGGGAGGTGATCGACGGGGCGCCCCTGGGCTGGCTCGCGACGTTCCCGACGCCGGTGAAGACGGCGCACCTGGCCGTGAACCCGCACGCGTCGTTCTCGTACTGGAGCCCCAAGCAGAACGCCGTCGCCGTCGACACCGTCGCGACCTGGGTCGAGGGCCGGGCCGACAAACAGCACGTCTGGGACCTCTACCAGGCCGGCAGCCCACGCGGCGTGGGCTACCCGCCCGGCCGGTTCTGGCGTTCACCGGCCGATCCCGCCTTCGGGGTGCTGCGGTTGGAACCGTACCGAGTCCAGGTGCTGCGCGGCGTCGAACTCGCCGCTGGGCGGCCGTCGCGCATCTGGGCGCCCGCCATCGCCTCTTGATCATGGGGAGGGGTGGCGTGGCCGGACGGTGTTGATCTCGGCAGCGGATAAAGTGGGCCGCGTGGCGCTCTATCGTGACGAGGGGGTGGTCCTCCGCACCCAGAAGCTGGGTGAGGCCGACCGCATCGTCACGCTGCTGACCAGGGCCAACGGTCGCGTCCGGGTGGTCGCCAAAGGGGTACGCCGCACCACCAGCCGGTTCGGCGCTCGGCTCGAACCGTTCATGCATGTCGACGCCCAGTACGCCACGGGCCGCACCTTCGACATCGTCACTCAGGCCGAGACGATCGCACCGTACGGCATGAGCATCACCGACGACTATGGCCGCTACACCGCCGGAACCGCCATCCTGGAGACCGCTGAGCGGCTCACCGCCGAGGAGCGCGAACCGGCCGTCCAGCACTATCTGCTGCTGGTCGGGGCGTTGCGCACGCTCGCCGGCGCCGAGCACGACCCCGGCCTGGTGCTCGACGCCTACCTGTTGCGAGGGCTGTCGATCGCCGGGTTCGCGCCGAGTTTCTCCGACTGCGCCCGTTGTGACGCGGGCGGTCCGCACCGGCTCTTCTCCGTCCAGGCCGGCGGCATGGTCTGTCCGTCGTGCCGGCCGTCGGGAACGGTCGCTCCGGCACCGGACACGGTCGCACTGTTGGGGGCGCTGCTCACCGGTGACTGGGCGGTGGCCGACGCCAGCGAGCCGCGCACCCGGCGCGAAGCCAGTGGCATCACGGCGGCGTTTCTGCAGTGGCACCTGGAGCGGGGGCTGCGGTCGCTGGGCCTGGTGGAGCGGTGAGGCGGACGTACACGCCCCCGACGCCGCATCCGTCGGGAGCGGTGCCGCCCCCGGTGCCGCCGGATTTGGTGCCGGCGCATGTGGCGCTGGTCATGGACGGTAACGGCCGGTGGGCCAATGCGCGTGGGCTGCCGCGCACGAAGGGTCACGAGGCCGGCGAGGCGGTCCTGCTGGACGTCATCCACGGCGCCATCGAGATCGGCATCCGGCACTTGTCGGTGTACGCGTTCTCGACCGAGAACTGGCGGCGGTCGCCGGAGGAGGTCCGCTTCCTGATGGGCTTCAACCGTGCCGTGATCCGTCGTCGCCGTGACGAGTTGGATGCGCTCGGGGTGCGGATCCGCTGGGCGGGGCGCCGGCCGCGGCTGTGGAAGAGCGTCATCGGTGAGCTTCAGGATGCCGAGCAGCGCACTCGCGGCAATGACGTCATCACGTTGCAGTTCTGCGTCAACTACGGTGGCCGGGCCGAACTGGGCGACGCTGCCGCGGCATTGGCCGCCGATGTCGCGGCGGGGCGGCTGCGGCCGGACAAGGTCAATGAACGTACGCTCGGGCGCTATCTCTACAATCCCGATCTACCGGATGTCGATCTGTTCGTCCGGCCGTCGGGGGAGCAGCGTACGTCGAATTTCATGCTGTGGCAGTCCGCATATGCCGAAATGGTCTTCCTGGACACGTTGTGGCCCGACTTCGACCGCCGGCAGTTGTGGGAGGCGGTCGAGATCTACGCGCGGCGTGATCGCCGGTACGGGGGAGCGGACCCTGCAGCGCCCGCTGTGTGACTTGGAGTGGTGGCCTGCTGCGTCCGGGGATCCCCACCGCCGGTCAGACGGGTCCCATGTCGCGCTCTTCGCGCCAGCCGAGGTTGGTGGCCATGCGCATGAGGACGTCGACGGCGATGCGGTATTCGTCCTCGCTGATGCCGGCGGTGACGCGCTCGCGATCGGCGGCGACGGCGGCTTGGATGTCCATCAGGGCTTTGACGCCGGTGTCGGTCAGCGCGACGCGGTCCGTGCCGACGGGGGTGGCCCAGCCGCGATTGCAGAGGTCGTCGACGACGGGGCGGACGGTCGGCATGTGGGGTGCGAGGTAGAGCGCGGCTTCATCGTCGATGTGCGCGTAGGTGGCCGGCCCGGATTCGAGCAGATTCAGGATCTGCCAATGCCGTGGTGTGACGGCGGCGCTGCCCAGGACGGCGTCGAAGCCCTGGTCGATCAGCCGATCGACGAGCTTGAGCCAATACCCGATGGGGTGCCGCTCTTCGGGCGCCCTGGACGCGTTCATGAAACCCCTCTGAACCGACAAGTCGTGGTGACACGTACAGGCAAAATTACCGGTCTGTGCGCTTGGTGCACCGGATAACGACCCGCCCGTCACGATGTGATTCGCCATCATCGCATTTCGACAACACTGTCGGGCAGGCGTTCAGGCAATTCCGTTCATGATCACTCTTTGAATGACGATGACGACAGGGTGGCCGCTCGTGTGTGGGACGGCCGACGGTGCGCCGGCGCTGTGGGCGCCTCACCCAGCTGAGGCCAGTCGCGCGGCGCGGTCCTCGAGGTAGCGCTGCTCGGGCAGGCTGGTGGTGCGGCGGGCGGCGAGCTCGTACGCGGCTCGGGCGGCCTCGGCGTCGCCGGCCATCTCCAGCAGGTGGGCCCGGACCGCCTCCAGCCGGTGGTGTTCGGCCAGCCGGCTGTCGGACTCGAGCGTTACCAGCAGCTCGAGGCCCGCGTGCGGCCCGTGCACCATGGCGACGGCGACCGCGTGGTTCAGGGTGACCATCGGGTTCGGCGCGAGGCGCCCCAGCAGTTCGTACAGGGCGAGGATCTGCTCCCAGTCGGTGTCCTCGGCCCGCCCGGCTTCGTCGTGGACGGCGGCGATGGCGGCTTGCACCTGGTAGGGGCCTACCCGGGTGCGGCTGAGCGCGTCGGTGATGAGAGCGACGCCCTCGGTGATGGCCTCGGCGTTCCACAGCGCACGGTCCTGTTCGGCGAGGGGCACGAGGGTTCCGTCCGCGCGGGCACGGGCCGGCCGGCGGGCATCGGTGAGCAGCATCAGCGCCAGCAGGCCGGCGACTTCGCCGTCGTCGGGGAGCAGACGATGCACCTGGCGGGTCAGACGGACCGCTTCGGCGGTGAGCTCGACGCGATGCAGGTCGGCGCCGGACGTCGCGGTGTAACCCTCGTTGAAGATGAGGTAGAGCACGTGCAGCACGGCGCGCAGCCGTCCTTCGCGTTCGTCGGCCGGCGGCAGCTGGAACGCGACGCCGCTGGTCTTGATGCTCTGCTTGGCCCGGCTGATGCGTTGCGCCATGGTCGACTCGGGCACCATGAACGCCCGCGCGATCTGTGC
It encodes:
- a CDS encoding type II toxin-antitoxin system Phd/YefM family antitoxin, which encodes MTMAAATPASPAPDGDEIGAGRFKAVCLQVLDEVATTRRPVTITKRGRPVARLVPVDPPAPLFGALAGTVGEYGDLVAPVEDDWDALR
- the leuA gene encoding 2-isopropylmalate synthase; translation: MNPSDTTPSWPPMQRGSGLPVHRYRPFHEQIAVDLPDRTWPTRRVETAPQWCAVDLRDGNQALIDPMNAERKMRMFKLLVAMGYKEIEVGFPAASQTDFDFVRELIEGDHIPDGVVIQVLTQCRDQLIERTFQSLVGAKQAIVHLYNSTSVLQRRVVFGLDRDGITDIATNGARTAQKYAEAITPDTEIYWEYSPESYTGTELEYAAEICGAVADILEPSPDRKVIVNLPATVEMASPNVYADSIEWMNRNLPRRESMILSLHPHNDRGTAVAAAELGLMAGADRVEGCLFGNGERTGNVCLVTLGMNLFTQGIDPQIDFSDIDEIRRTVEYCNQLPVPERHPWGGDLVYTAFSGSHQDAIKKGFEALERDAKQAGVAIEDHTWEVPYLPVDPKDVGRTYEAVIRVNSQSGKGGVAYIMKSEHQLDLPRRLQIEFSGVIQGLTDGDGGEIEPGRMGDVFRAEYLDRTTPLALNSVHTSSAAGERDALEVGVYVDGVRKVLTGSGDGPIDAFIDALSGIGYDVRVLDYAEHALSSGADAKAAAYLECTVGGEVYWGVGIDANIVTASLEAIVSAVNRAAAAAASGSV
- a CDS encoding type II toxin-antitoxin system VapC family toxin; its protein translation is MIAEGRTHVLLDTHVLVWMLAGDERLSREARQLIENASYEGGADVCAISLWEVSMLAEKGRLPLFRDVGAWVESVATHPALNIVPLAPEIAVASTRLPGELHRDPADRMIVATARTVNATLVTADRALLEYGAQGHVRVLAASGSP
- a CDS encoding RNA polymerase sigma factor encodes the protein MNGIEEQLREQAPHVLGALVRRYGHFDAAEDAVQDALLAASVQWPDQGVPDNPRAWLITVASRRLTDQLRSESARRRREETAAALTPSDVLFAAPPADEAPPSQDDTLTLLFMCCHPALSAPSQVALTLRAVGGLTTAQIARAFMVPESTMAQRISRAKQSIKTSGVAFQLPPADEREGRLRAVLHVLYLIFNEGYTATSGADLHRVELTAEAVRLTRQVHRLLPDDGEVAGLLALMLLTDARRPARARADGTLVPLAEQDRALWNAEAITEGVALITDALSRTRVGPYQVQAAIAAVHDEAGRAEDTDWEQILALYELLGRLAPNPMVTLNHAVAVAMVHGPHAGLELLVTLESDSRLAEHHRLEAVRAHLLEMAGDAEAARAAYELAARRTTSLPEQRYLEDRAARLASAG
- the dacB gene encoding D-alanyl-D-alanine carboxypeptidase/D-alanyl-D-alanine endopeptidase, whose product is MALRTRNLVIPFAVGALIAGGSGVFGADPEPVTAEQTALAQDLDAILADPRLDGGQASVVVRDAATGEALYEHDPGQRLMPASNEKLLTSAVAMDVLGADYTFSTTVATAGRQTGPVLRGDLYLRGTGDPTLLADDYAELAAQIADDGVRVVSGRVVADDTWFDDVRLGNDWAWDDEPYYYAAPISALTVAPDTDYDAGTVIVNVDPGAAEGSPAVVTLTPHTDAVTIVNEATTSAAGSGDDVSVEREHGSDRIVVSGSVAAGGSGSSEWASVWEPTVYAADVFTKALAAKGVRVTGAPVRGVTPDDARVLAEHTSMPLSELMVSFMKLSNNGHGEVLIKAMGRKVAGAGTWSAGLGVLRDELPGFGVDTATVANRDGSGLSRRNLVPAAEITDLLLAVQDRPWFDTWYEALPIAGVSDRMVGGTLRSRMRNTPAAGNVHAKTGSLTGASALSGYVDDADGRRLIFSIMFNDYLSGKPSDLEDRIAVRLAQHTQEAAATARTAEIEVPTAELPDDVECSWVKAC
- a CDS encoding isoprenyl transferase yields the protein MRRTYTPPTPHPSGAVPPPVPPDLVPAHVALVMDGNGRWANARGLPRTKGHEAGEAVLLDVIHGAIEIGIRHLSVYAFSTENWRRSPEEVRFLMGFNRAVIRRRRDELDALGVRIRWAGRRPRLWKSVIGELQDAEQRTRGNDVITLQFCVNYGGRAELGDAAAALAADVAAGRLRPDKVNERTLGRYLYNPDLPDVDLFVRPSGEQRTSNFMLWQSAYAEMVFLDTLWPDFDRRQLWEAVEIYARRDRRYGGADPAAPAV
- a CDS encoding alpha/beta fold hydrolase, which translates into the protein MTHLRIADGVELAHRRWGGPGDTPVVLLHGAGGDASTWDDVGPALAAAGRLVHAYDARGHGASARTPAYSFELMRDDLLGVLDALDLERADVVGHSMGGVVGYLCAATHPDRVRRLVLEETPPPWPRPDVAVGSRPDGDLPYDWAALTAIRSQVRTPDPSWPSLLPSITTPTLVIAGGPQSQVPQDRIARMAALIPSATLVTIDAGHRAHATRPADFRTTVEAFLAA
- a CDS encoding MarR family winged helix-turn-helix transcriptional regulator, encoding MNASRAPEERHPIGYWLKLVDRLIDQGFDAVLGSAAVTPRHWQILNLLESGPATYAHIDDEAALYLAPHMPTVRPVVDDLCNRGWATPVGTDRVALTDTGVKALMDIQAAVAADRERVTAGISEDEYRIAVDVLMRMATNLGWREERDMGPV
- a CDS encoding pyridoxamine 5'-phosphate oxidase family protein gives rise to the protein MGTTFSEIEQDFADILGDIVYATMTTVDGRGRPRSRVLIAVWEVIDGAPLGWLATFPTPVKTAHLAVNPHASFSYWSPKQNAVAVDTVATWVEGRADKQHVWDLYQAGSPRGVGYPPGRFWRSPADPAFGVLRLEPYRVQVLRGVELAAGRPSRIWAPAIAS
- the recO gene encoding DNA repair protein RecO; this translates as MALYRDEGVVLRTQKLGEADRIVTLLTRANGRVRVVAKGVRRTTSRFGARLEPFMHVDAQYATGRTFDIVTQAETIAPYGMSITDDYGRYTAGTAILETAERLTAEEREPAVQHYLLLVGALRTLAGAEHDPGLVLDAYLLRGLSIAGFAPSFSDCARCDAGGPHRLFSVQAGGMVCPSCRPSGTVAPAPDTVALLGALLTGDWAVADASEPRTRREASGITAAFLQWHLERGLRSLGLVER